Proteins from one Amycolatopsis endophytica genomic window:
- the tyrS gene encoding tyrosine--tRNA ligase, producing MSEHILDELSWRGLIAQSTDLDPLRKDLATGPLTLYGGFDPTAESLHAGHLVQLLTLARFQRAGHRPIALGGGATGQIGDPRDVGERAMVSREVTAARLDKIRVQLEKFLTFDDSPTGAVIENNLNWFADVSALDFLRDVGKHFSINVMLARETVKRRLATDGMSYTEFSYLLLQSYDYLRLFRQYGTKLQIGGSDQWGNIVGGVDYIRKVEGAGVHALTTPLVTDSEGRKFGKSTGGGNVWLDPELTSPYAWFQYFVNVGDAEVVPYLRMLTFVPREEIDEIAQLTAEKPHLRAGQRRLAEELTTLVHGEEQTRQVTNASQALFGRGELAELDARTLDAVMHEVPNGEVRLADGPTIVDLLVAAGLADSKGAARRTVKEGGAYVNNAKIADEEWRPDRTDALHGTWLVVRRGKRNTAGIRLLA from the coding sequence GTGAGCGAACACATCCTCGACGAACTGTCCTGGCGCGGGCTGATCGCCCAGTCCACCGATCTCGATCCGCTGCGGAAGGACCTGGCCACCGGTCCGCTCACCCTCTATGGCGGCTTCGACCCGACCGCGGAAAGCCTGCACGCCGGCCACCTGGTCCAGCTACTGACGCTGGCCCGGTTCCAGCGCGCGGGCCACCGCCCGATCGCCTTGGGCGGTGGCGCCACCGGGCAGATCGGCGACCCCCGCGACGTGGGGGAGCGGGCGATGGTGAGCCGAGAGGTCACCGCCGCGCGGCTGGACAAGATCCGGGTGCAGCTCGAGAAGTTCCTGACCTTCGACGATTCGCCGACCGGCGCGGTCATCGAGAACAACCTGAACTGGTTCGCCGACGTCTCCGCGCTGGACTTCCTGCGCGACGTCGGCAAGCACTTCTCGATCAACGTCATGCTCGCGCGCGAGACGGTCAAGCGCCGTCTGGCCACCGATGGCATGTCCTACACCGAGTTCAGCTACCTGCTGCTGCAGTCCTACGACTACCTGCGGCTGTTCCGGCAGTACGGCACGAAGCTGCAGATCGGTGGCTCCGACCAGTGGGGCAACATCGTCGGCGGCGTGGACTACATCCGCAAGGTCGAGGGCGCGGGTGTGCACGCGCTGACCACACCGCTGGTCACCGACTCCGAAGGCCGCAAGTTCGGCAAGTCCACCGGGGGCGGCAACGTCTGGCTCGATCCGGAGCTGACATCGCCGTATGCGTGGTTCCAGTACTTCGTCAACGTCGGCGACGCCGAGGTCGTGCCCTACCTGCGCATGCTGACCTTCGTTCCGCGCGAGGAGATCGACGAGATCGCGCAGCTCACCGCGGAGAAGCCCCATCTGCGAGCCGGTCAGCGCCGGCTCGCGGAGGAGCTGACGACCCTGGTGCACGGTGAGGAGCAGACGCGCCAGGTGACCAATGCCAGTCAGGCCCTGTTCGGGCGGGGTGAGCTGGCGGAGCTGGACGCGCGAACCCTCGATGCGGTGATGCACGAAGTACCCAACGGTGAAGTGCGGCTCGCGGACGGGCCCACCATCGTCGACCTTCTCGTCGCCGCAGGTCTCGCCGACAGCAAGGGCGCGGCGCGGCGGACGGTGAAGGAGGGCGGCGCGTACGTGAACAACGCGAAGATCGCCGACGAGGAGTGGCGGCCGGACCGCACGGACGCACTGCACGGGACCTGGCTCGTGGTGCGCCGGGGCAAGCGGAACACGGCAGGTATTCGTTTGCTGGCCTGA
- a CDS encoding DNA-3-methyladenine glycosylase, with protein sequence MTGRLFKREELAIDPVDLAHVLLGSVLETTGPQGTVAARLVEVEAYRGQDDPASHCYRGRTARNTVMWGPAGHLYVYFVYGMHFCANVVGREDGEAGAVLLRAAEVTSGEDLARSRRKAARKDVELGRGPARLTSALGIGPQHNGADLTDPDSPVRLLTGEEIPSDRVRSGPRVGVAAAMDTPWRFWIDGSPAVSAYRRGGRARPPK encoded by the coding sequence GTGACCGGACGCCTGTTCAAACGCGAGGAGCTGGCCATCGACCCGGTCGATCTGGCACACGTGCTGCTCGGGTCGGTCCTGGAGACCACGGGTCCGCAGGGCACGGTCGCGGCGCGCCTGGTCGAGGTCGAGGCCTACCGCGGGCAGGACGATCCGGCCTCGCACTGCTACCGCGGGCGGACCGCCCGCAACACCGTCATGTGGGGTCCGGCTGGTCACCTGTACGTGTACTTCGTGTACGGCATGCACTTCTGCGCCAACGTGGTCGGCCGGGAGGACGGCGAGGCCGGAGCGGTCCTGCTGCGCGCCGCCGAGGTCACCTCGGGGGAGGATCTGGCGCGTTCGCGCCGGAAGGCCGCGCGCAAGGACGTCGAGCTCGGCCGCGGTCCGGCCAGGCTGACCTCGGCGCTCGGCATCGGCCCGCAGCACAACGGCGCCGATCTGACCGATCCGGATTCGCCGGTGCGGCTGCTGACGGGTGAGGAGATTCCCTCCGACCGCGTGCGGTCCGGGCCGCGCGTGGGGGTGGCGGCGGCGATGGACACACCGTGGCGGTTCTGGATCGACGGTTCCCCGGCGGTGTCGGCGTACCGGCGGGGCGGGCGGGCCCGACCCCCCAAATAG
- a CDS encoding VOC family protein, which produces MILDHLVYATPDLARTVADLRGRGLDLVPGGPHPGRGTRNHLAGLVDGAYLEVIGPDPDQDAPDGPRPFGIDDLTAPRLVTWAIRVPDLAAALEETRAAGYPFGDAVPMSRRRPDGVLLSWSLAFPREDGGVVPFLIDWQDSPHPADSLTTSAVLESLTGVHPDPGLVAGPLTALGAVLTVVTGPGPHLEAVLAVDGGEVVLR; this is translated from the coding sequence GTGATCCTCGACCACCTGGTCTACGCGACACCGGACCTGGCGCGGACGGTGGCGGACCTGCGCGGGCGCGGCCTCGACCTCGTGCCCGGCGGCCCGCATCCCGGCCGGGGCACCCGCAACCACCTCGCTGGCCTCGTCGACGGTGCGTACCTGGAGGTCATCGGCCCGGATCCGGACCAGGACGCCCCGGACGGGCCGCGTCCGTTCGGCATCGACGACCTGACGGCGCCGCGGCTGGTCACCTGGGCGATCCGGGTGCCGGACCTGGCCGCGGCGCTGGAGGAAACCCGCGCGGCCGGGTACCCCTTCGGTGACGCCGTGCCGATGTCGCGACGGCGACCCGACGGCGTGCTGCTGAGCTGGTCCCTGGCGTTTCCCCGGGAGGACGGGGGAGTCGTCCCGTTCCTCATCGACTGGCAGGACTCCCCGCACCCGGCCGATTCGCTGACCACGAGCGCGGTGCTGGAATCGCTGACCGGTGTCCACCCGGATCCGGGCCTGGTCGCCGGCCCGCTGACCGCGCTCGGTGCCGTGCTCACGGTCGTCACCGGTCCGGGACCGCACCTGGAGGCGGTGCTCGCCGTCGACGGTGGCGAGGTCGTGCTGCGGTGA
- the argH gene encoding argininosuccinate lyase, which translates to MADNGQPGIALWGGRFSSGPAEAMAALSASTHFDWRLAPYDIAGSRAHARVLSKAGLLTGDELTRMLAALDTLAADVDSGAFTPTVADEDVHTALERGLIERAGPELGGKLRAGRSRNDQVATLFRMWLRDAGRRVAAGTLDVVDALVAQARRHPDAVLPGRTHLQHAQPVLLAHHLLAHAQSLLRDVSRLRDWDARTAESPYGSGALAGSSLGLDPEAVATELGFATSVENSIDGTASRDFAAEFAFVLAMLGVNLSRIAEEVIIWNTAEFGYVTLDDAWATGSSIMPQKKNPDVAELTRGKSGRLIGNLTGLLATLKGMPLAYNRDLQEDKEPVFDSVEQLELLFPALAGMVGTLTFHADRLAELAPAGFTLATDIAEWLVRQGVPFRLAHEAAGECVRVAEARGAGLDELTDEELEKISPALTPRVREVLTVEGSVASRDARGGTAPARVAEQLDRLAARVADHRQWAE; encoded by the coding sequence ATGGCAGACAACGGCCAACCCGGGATCGCGCTGTGGGGCGGCCGCTTCAGCAGCGGGCCCGCCGAAGCGATGGCGGCGCTGAGCGCGTCGACGCACTTCGACTGGCGTCTGGCGCCCTACGACATCGCCGGTTCCCGCGCCCACGCGCGGGTGCTGAGCAAGGCCGGGCTCCTGACCGGGGACGAGCTGACGCGGATGCTCGCGGCGCTGGACACCCTCGCCGCGGACGTCGACTCCGGTGCGTTCACGCCGACGGTCGCCGACGAGGACGTGCACACGGCGCTGGAGCGCGGGCTGATCGAGCGCGCGGGGCCGGAACTGGGCGGCAAGCTGCGGGCGGGCCGGTCCCGCAACGACCAGGTCGCCACCCTGTTCCGGATGTGGTTGCGCGACGCGGGCCGCCGGGTCGCCGCGGGCACGCTGGACGTGGTCGACGCCCTCGTGGCGCAGGCGCGGCGGCACCCGGACGCGGTCCTGCCCGGCCGCACGCACCTGCAGCACGCCCAGCCGGTCCTGCTGGCCCACCACCTGCTGGCGCACGCGCAATCGCTGCTGCGTGACGTGAGCAGGCTGCGCGACTGGGACGCTCGCACGGCCGAATCGCCCTACGGGTCGGGTGCGCTGGCCGGGTCGTCGCTGGGGCTCGATCCGGAAGCCGTCGCCACCGAGCTCGGGTTCGCCACCAGCGTCGAGAACTCGATCGACGGCACCGCCTCGCGTGATTTCGCCGCGGAGTTCGCGTTCGTCCTGGCCATGCTGGGTGTGAACCTCTCGCGCATCGCCGAAGAAGTGATCATCTGGAACACGGCCGAGTTCGGGTACGTGACGCTCGACGACGCGTGGGCCACCGGCAGCTCGATCATGCCGCAGAAGAAGAACCCGGACGTGGCCGAGCTGACACGCGGCAAGTCCGGCCGTCTGATCGGCAACCTGACCGGTCTGCTCGCCACGCTCAAGGGCATGCCGCTGGCCTACAACCGGGACCTGCAGGAGGACAAGGAACCGGTCTTCGACTCGGTCGAGCAGCTGGAGCTGTTGTTCCCGGCGCTGGCCGGGATGGTGGGCACGCTGACCTTCCACGCCGACCGGCTCGCCGAGCTGGCCCCGGCCGGCTTCACGCTCGCCACGGACATCGCCGAATGGCTGGTGCGGCAGGGAGTGCCGTTCCGCCTCGCGCACGAGGCCGCGGGGGAGTGCGTGCGGGTCGCCGAGGCCCGTGGCGCGGGCCTGGACGAGCTGACCGACGAGGAGCTGGAGAAGATCAGCCCGGCCCTGACCCCGCGAGTTCGCGAGGTGCTGACCGTCGAGGGTTCGGTCGCCTCCCGTGACGCCCGCGGCGGCACCGCTCCGGCGCGGGTCGCCGAGCAGCTCGACCGGCTCGCCGCGCGGGTCGCCGACCACCGGCAGTGGGCCGAGTGA
- a CDS encoding arginine repressor — protein MNRAARHSRIVDLVSSMAVRSQTELAKLLAAEGVEVTQATLSRDLDELGAVKLRGADSGAPVYVIPEDGSPVRGVQGGTSRLSRLLAELMVSVDASGNLTVLRTPPGAAQFLASAIDRAALEEVVGSIAGDDTVAVIAREPLTGKDLADRFAALAQRSSTLDSNHHD, from the coding sequence ATGAACCGCGCCGCCCGGCACTCCCGCATCGTCGACCTGGTCTCGTCGATGGCCGTCCGCAGCCAGACCGAGCTCGCGAAGCTGCTGGCCGCGGAGGGCGTCGAGGTCACGCAGGCCACCCTGTCGCGGGACCTCGACGAGCTGGGCGCGGTCAAGTTGCGGGGCGCGGACTCCGGCGCGCCGGTGTACGTGATCCCCGAGGACGGCAGCCCGGTGCGTGGCGTGCAGGGTGGTACGTCCCGGTTGTCGCGGCTGCTGGCCGAGTTGATGGTCTCCGTCGACGCGTCGGGCAACCTGACCGTGTTGCGGACTCCGCCGGGTGCGGCGCAGTTCCTGGCCAGCGCGATCGACCGGGCGGCACTGGAGGAGGTCGTCGGGTCGATCGCGGGCGACGACACGGTCGCGGTGATCGCCAGGGAGCCGCTGACCGGGAAGGACCTGGCCGACCGGTTCGCCGCGCTGGCCCAGCGCTCCTCTACTTTGGACTCCAACCACCACGACTGA
- the argF gene encoding ornithine carbamoyltransferase, with protein MPRHFLRDDDLTPDEQLAVLDLADELKKAPLAHRALAGPKSVAVLFEKNSTRTRLSFEVGIAQLGGHPIIVDGRSMQLGREETIEDTARILSRYVDAVVWRTFAQQRIVAMASTATVPVVNALTDEFHPCQVLADLQTIRERKGKLTGVTLTYLGDGANNMAHSLLLGGVTAGMHVRVVAPEGFQPDSGVVTDAKKRAADTGGSVNLFTGPHAAVEGADVLVTDTWTSMGQENDGMDRVTPFKKLQINTELLTHAADDAIVLHCLPAHRGWEITDEVIDGPASAVWDEAENRLHAQKALLVWLLEQEVSRR; from the coding sequence ATGCCCCGCCACTTCCTGCGCGACGACGACCTGACCCCCGACGAACAGCTCGCCGTCCTCGATCTGGCCGACGAGCTGAAGAAGGCACCGCTGGCCCACCGCGCGCTGGCCGGTCCCAAGTCGGTGGCCGTGCTGTTCGAGAAGAACTCCACGCGCACCCGGCTGTCGTTCGAGGTCGGCATCGCCCAGCTGGGCGGGCACCCGATCATCGTGGACGGCCGGTCCATGCAGCTGGGCCGCGAGGAGACCATCGAGGACACCGCGCGGATCCTCTCGCGCTACGTCGACGCCGTCGTGTGGCGCACCTTCGCCCAGCAGCGCATCGTCGCGATGGCCTCGACGGCCACGGTTCCGGTGGTCAACGCCCTGACCGACGAGTTCCACCCGTGCCAGGTGCTGGCGGACCTGCAGACGATCCGCGAGCGCAAGGGCAAGCTGACCGGGGTGACCCTGACCTACCTCGGCGACGGCGCCAACAACATGGCCCATTCGCTGCTGCTCGGCGGCGTCACCGCCGGCATGCACGTGCGGGTCGTGGCACCGGAGGGCTTCCAGCCGGACTCCGGCGTGGTCACCGACGCGAAGAAGCGCGCCGCGGACACCGGTGGCAGTGTCAACCTCTTCACCGGCCCGCACGCCGCGGTCGAGGGCGCGGACGTGCTGGTCACCGACACCTGGACCTCGATGGGCCAGGAGAACGACGGCATGGACCGGGTCACGCCGTTCAAGAAGCTGCAGATCAACACCGAGCTGCTGACCCACGCCGCGGACGACGCGATCGTGCTGCACTGCCTGCCCGCGCACCGTGGCTGGGAGATCACCGACGAGGTGATCGACGGCCCGGCGAGCGCGGTGTGGGACGAGGCGGAAAACCGCCTGCACGCCCAGAAGGCGCTGCTGGTGTGGCTCCTGGAGCAGGAGGTCTCGCGACGATGA
- a CDS encoding acetylornithine transaminase, with the protein MDALTSNADGRQHWQSALMDNYGTPNLTLVRGEGARVWDAEGAEYVDLVGGIAVNALGHAHPDVVRAVTEQITELGHTSNLYVNPVAVELAEALLDVAGFAGQGKVLFVNSGAEANEAALKISRLTGRTKVVACEGAFHGRTMGSLSLTGQPGKKQPFEPLVPGVTHVPYGDVEALRAAVDTETAAVFLEPILGEAGVVPAPDGYLQAVREITKAAGALLVLDEVQTGIGRTGDWFAFQRAGITPDLITLAKGLGGGLPLGAVIGVGEAGELLKPGQHGTTFGGNPVCCAAGLAVLRAISRDGLIDHVSRVGKHIAAGVEELAHPLVKGVRGAGLLIGIMLNEPVSPAVAQAAQAAGYLVNPVAPDTIRLAPPLILSQAQAEGFLTALPGALDTTTTKD; encoded by the coding sequence ATGGACGCGCTCACCTCCAATGCGGACGGCAGGCAGCACTGGCAGTCCGCGCTCATGGACAACTACGGCACCCCGAACCTCACGCTGGTCCGCGGCGAGGGCGCGCGCGTCTGGGACGCCGAGGGCGCCGAGTACGTCGACCTGGTCGGCGGCATCGCGGTCAACGCGCTCGGGCACGCGCACCCCGACGTGGTCCGCGCGGTCACCGAGCAGATCACCGAGCTCGGTCACACCTCCAACCTCTACGTCAACCCGGTCGCCGTGGAGCTGGCCGAGGCGCTGCTGGACGTCGCCGGGTTCGCCGGGCAGGGCAAGGTCCTGTTCGTCAACTCCGGCGCGGAGGCCAACGAGGCCGCGCTGAAGATCAGCAGGCTCACCGGCCGCACCAAGGTCGTGGCCTGCGAGGGCGCCTTCCACGGCCGCACCATGGGCTCGTTGTCGCTGACCGGCCAGCCCGGCAAGAAGCAGCCCTTCGAGCCGCTCGTTCCCGGCGTCACCCACGTCCCGTACGGCGACGTCGAAGCCCTGCGCGCGGCCGTGGACACCGAGACCGCAGCCGTGTTCCTCGAGCCGATCCTCGGCGAGGCCGGGGTCGTTCCCGCCCCGGACGGCTACCTGCAGGCGGTGCGCGAGATCACCAAGGCCGCCGGCGCGCTGCTGGTGCTCGACGAGGTGCAGACCGGCATCGGCCGCACCGGCGACTGGTTCGCCTTCCAGCGGGCCGGGATCACACCGGACCTCATCACGCTGGCCAAGGGACTGGGCGGCGGTCTGCCGCTGGGGGCGGTCATCGGTGTCGGCGAGGCGGGCGAGCTGCTCAAGCCGGGCCAGCACGGCACGACCTTCGGCGGCAACCCGGTGTGCTGCGCGGCCGGGCTCGCGGTCCTGCGCGCGATCTCCCGCGACGGCCTGATCGACCACGTCTCCCGCGTGGGCAAGCACATCGCCGCCGGGGTCGAGGAACTGGCCCACCCGCTGGTCAAGGGTGTGCGGGGCGCGGGCCTGCTCATCGGCATCATGCTCAACGAGCCGGTGTCGCCCGCCGTCGCCCAGGCCGCGCAGGCGGCCGGTTACCTGGTCAACCCGGTCGCCCCCGACACGATCCGGCTGGCCCCGCCCCTGATCCTGAGCCAGGCGCAGGCCGAAGGCTTCCTCACCGCCCTGCCCGGGGCGCTCGACACCACCACCACGAAGGACTGA
- the argB gene encoding acetylglutamate kinase gives MTPPELVEADDRLDTAAEKAGVLIEALPWLQRFHGATVVVKYGGNAMIDDELKRAFAQDMVFLRLAGLRPVVVHGGGPQITTMLERVGLVGEFKGGLRVTTPETMDIVRMVLVGQVSRELVGLINAHGPYAVGISGEDAQLFTAERKQATVDGEPVDVGLVGEVASVNPDAVLDIVNAGRIPVVSTVAPDADGVVHNVNADTAAGALAAALDAEKLVVLTDVEGLYASWPDRSSLIDRIRVDRLEQLLPTLASGMIPKMEACVRAVRGGTRRAHVIDGRIAHSVLLEVFTSRGIGTMVLPEQES, from the coding sequence ATGACTCCTCCCGAACTGGTCGAGGCCGACGACCGCCTGGACACCGCCGCCGAGAAGGCGGGCGTGCTGATCGAGGCGCTGCCGTGGCTGCAGCGTTTCCACGGCGCCACCGTCGTCGTCAAGTACGGCGGCAACGCGATGATCGACGACGAGCTCAAGCGCGCCTTCGCCCAGGACATGGTGTTCCTGCGGCTGGCCGGCCTGCGCCCGGTCGTGGTCCACGGCGGCGGCCCGCAGATCACCACGATGCTGGAACGGGTCGGGCTCGTCGGTGAGTTCAAGGGCGGCCTGCGCGTCACGACCCCGGAGACGATGGACATCGTCCGCATGGTCCTGGTGGGCCAGGTCAGCCGCGAGCTGGTCGGTCTCATCAACGCCCACGGCCCGTACGCGGTCGGCATCTCCGGTGAGGACGCGCAGCTGTTCACCGCCGAGCGCAAACAGGCCACGGTCGACGGCGAGCCCGTCGACGTCGGCCTGGTCGGTGAGGTCGCCTCGGTCAACCCGGACGCCGTGCTGGACATCGTCAACGCCGGCCGCATCCCCGTGGTGTCCACAGTGGCCCCCGACGCGGACGGCGTGGTGCACAACGTCAACGCCGACACCGCGGCCGGTGCGCTCGCCGCCGCTCTCGACGCCGAGAAGCTCGTCGTGCTCACCGACGTCGAAGGTCTTTACGCCAGCTGGCCGGACCGCTCGTCGCTGATCGACCGGATCCGCGTCGACCGGCTCGAGCAGCTGCTCCCGACACTGGCCAGCGGCATGATCCCCAAGATGGAGGCCTGCGTGCGCGCGGTGCGCGGCGGCACCCGCCGTGCCCACGTCATCGACGGCCGCATCGCCCACTCGGTCCTGCTGGAGGTCTTCACCTCCCGCGGGATCGGCACCATGGTCCTCCCGGAACAGGAGTCCTGA
- the argJ gene encoding bifunctional glutamate N-acetyltransferase/amino-acid acetyltransferase ArgJ, whose protein sequence is MTVTGPKGFRAAGVAAGIKQSGALDLALVVNDGPDHAAAGVFTRNVVKAAPVLWSQEVLRHKRLRAVVLNSGGANAATGPGGFQDTHATAEKVAEVLEAGAIDVAVCSTGLIGERLPMPAVLSGVDAAAKALDANAESALAAATAIMTTDSKPKQALHRHDGGWSVGGFAKGAGMLAPNLATMLSVLTTDAVVDPDALDAALRAATRVTFDRLDVDGGTSTNDTVLVLASGASGITPGLDEFTDVLTAACMDLVQQLRSDSEGVTKEVDVIVRGAASEQDAINVGRTVAEDNLVKTALFGSDPNWGRVAMAVGRAQAEVDPGTLSIAINGVTLYSAGTTAQDRSAADLSGRAVEVVIDLGIGASEATIFTTDLSHAYVEENSAYSS, encoded by the coding sequence GTGACCGTGACCGGCCCGAAGGGGTTCCGCGCCGCGGGCGTGGCCGCCGGGATCAAACAATCCGGCGCACTGGACCTCGCGCTCGTCGTCAACGACGGTCCGGACCACGCCGCGGCCGGCGTGTTCACCCGCAACGTCGTCAAGGCCGCGCCGGTGCTGTGGTCGCAGGAAGTGCTGCGGCACAAGCGGTTGCGCGCGGTCGTCCTCAACTCCGGCGGCGCCAACGCGGCCACCGGCCCCGGTGGGTTCCAGGACACCCACGCCACGGCGGAGAAGGTCGCCGAGGTGCTGGAGGCGGGCGCGATCGACGTCGCGGTGTGCTCGACCGGCCTGATCGGCGAGCGGCTGCCGATGCCAGCCGTGCTGTCCGGTGTGGACGCCGCGGCCAAGGCCCTCGACGCGAACGCCGAGTCCGCGCTCGCCGCCGCCACCGCGATCATGACCACCGACAGCAAGCCGAAGCAGGCGCTGCACCGCCACGACGGCGGCTGGAGCGTCGGCGGCTTCGCCAAGGGCGCGGGCATGCTCGCCCCGAACCTGGCGACGATGCTGTCGGTCCTCACCACCGACGCGGTCGTCGACCCCGACGCGCTCGACGCCGCACTGCGCGCCGCCACCCGCGTCACTTTCGACCGGCTCGACGTCGACGGCGGCACGTCCACCAACGACACCGTCCTGGTGCTCGCCTCGGGCGCCAGCGGCATCACGCCGGGCCTGGACGAGTTCACCGATGTCCTCACCGCCGCGTGCATGGACCTCGTCCAGCAGCTGCGGTCGGATTCCGAGGGCGTCACCAAGGAGGTCGACGTCATCGTCCGCGGCGCGGCCAGCGAACAGGACGCGATCAACGTGGGCCGCACGGTCGCCGAGGACAACCTGGTCAAGACCGCGTTGTTCGGTTCCGACCCGAACTGGGGCCGCGTGGCGATGGCCGTCGGCCGGGCCCAGGCCGAGGTCGACCCCGGCACCCTGTCCATCGCGATCAACGGCGTCACCCTGTACTCGGCCGGTACCACGGCGCAGGACCGCTCCGCGGCGGACCTGTCGGGCCGTGCCGTCGAGGTCGTGATCGATCTGGGCATCGGGGCCAGCGAGGCCACGATCTTCACCACCGACCTGTCGCACGCCTACGTCGAAGAGAACAGCGCGTACTCCTCATGA